The following proteins come from a genomic window of Nautilia profundicola AmH:
- a CDS encoding molybdate ABC transporter permease subunit — MSKEAVFSLILTLKLLCADVILLIIFGTMLVYYLMEENSYIKKTVYMFIDLPLLFPPIATGFLLLWLFRDNGYIGNILSKINIHIIFGFWGLVLAGFVASVSLFIKPLIASIRQYPKNIIEASYMSGKSKFKTFVFIIMPSMKKVFIVSFILSVSRIFGEVGISLMLGGNIPFKTNTISIEIFSAVFNGDIDTAMYLSLIMFAVSFILFIFLKYIENNIKHDLF; from the coding sequence ATGAGTAAAGAAGCTGTTTTTTCATTAATTCTTACATTAAAACTACTTTGTGCCGATGTGATACTGCTGATCATATTTGGTACTATGCTGGTATACTATTTAATGGAAGAAAACAGTTATATCAAAAAAACAGTTTATATGTTTATAGACCTTCCCCTTCTTTTTCCTCCGATAGCTACAGGGTTTTTGCTTCTTTGGCTTTTTAGGGACAACGGATACATTGGCAATATATTAAGCAAAATAAATATTCATATTATATTCGGATTTTGGGGGTTGGTATTAGCCGGATTTGTAGCTTCCGTGTCTTTATTTATCAAGCCTCTTATAGCTTCAATAAGACAGTATCCTAAAAACATAATAGAAGCTTCTTATATGTCCGGTAAAAGTAAATTTAAAACATTTGTATTTATTATTATGCCGAGCATGAAAAAAGTGTTTATAGTTTCTTTTATTTTAAGTGTTTCAAGAATTTTTGGAGAAGTAGGTATCAGTTTGATGCTTGGAGGAAATATTCCATTTAAAACCAATACGATTTCAATTGAAATTTTTTCAGCAGTTTTTAACGGAGATATTGATACGGCTATGTATTTGAGTTTGATTATGTTTGCCGTATCTTTTATATTGTTTATTTTTTTAAAATATATAGAAAATAATATCAAACATGATTTATTCTAA
- a CDS encoding PhoH family protein, which yields MNERDLAYCYNPYKGIERIDNIPQTSKIRIKNAKVFEPLDIYQKCAVYAMNEAPATLITGRFGSGKTLLATATALSLTKKKIFITRPPIGISSDYDIGFLPGSKDEKMLEWAGGFLSALNYLYRDLKGQSYDSIKSQLFFEKFEIIPLNMIQGVSILEDEVLIVDESQLVTREYMSMILSRMSEGSKLFLLGDLHQTYSTIDKQDSGLFRLQQVLPHVALAWVDLKKIYRNKLTEIAIKLLE from the coding sequence ATGAACGAAAGGGATCTGGCATACTGCTATAACCCTTATAAAGGCATTGAGAGAATTGACAACATCCCTCAAACTTCCAAAATCAGAATCAAAAACGCCAAAGTTTTTGAGCCTCTCGATATTTACCAAAAATGCGCGGTTTACGCCATGAACGAAGCTCCCGCCACACTTATTACCGGTAGGTTCGGAAGCGGAAAAACCCTGCTTGCAACCGCTACGGCTTTGAGTCTTACCAAAAAGAAAATATTTATTACCAGACCGCCTATAGGAATCAGCAGCGATTATGACATAGGATTTCTTCCCGGAAGCAAAGACGAAAAAATGCTTGAATGGGCGGGAGGTTTCCTGAGTGCCCTTAATTACCTCTACAGAGACCTTAAAGGCCAAAGCTACGACAGCATAAAAAGCCAGCTTTTCTTTGAAAAATTTGAAATAATCCCTCTTAATATGATTCAGGGTGTTTCCATTTTGGAAGACGAAGTTTTAATAGTGGACGAATCGCAGCTTGTAACAAGGGAGTATATGAGTATGATTCTCTCACGTATGAGCGAAGGAAGTAAGCTGTTTTTGCTTGGGGATCTGCACCAGACATATTCAACCATAGACAAACAGGACAGCGGTCTTTTCAGACTCCAGCAGGTATTGCCTCACGTAGCGCTTGCATGGGTGGATCTTAAAAAGATCTACCGTAACAAACTGACTGAAATTGCTATAAAACTGTTAGAATAA
- the nadC gene encoding carboxylating nicotinate-nucleotide diphosphorylase → MKHQIIDFLKNALNEDIGRGDLARRLINKNAKAFIRAKSSGVVAGIEYIKHFSDLADVKFDFNFQDGDLYKEGDIILEIYGNAKDLLSIERTMLNILQHASGIASNAYEFVKLTEGKLKILDTRKTRPGLRIFEKYAAFCGGVTNHRLGLDDCLMLKDTHLALFNSIEEAVKIARENIPFTTKIEIEAETVQMAKDAMRAGADIVMCDNMSFDEIKEVVEFRNENFKGVFLEASGNVTLENIKNYVQTGIDAVSSGAIIHQATFKDFSMKMK, encoded by the coding sequence ATGAAACATCAGATAATCGATTTTTTAAAAAACGCTCTAAACGAAGATATCGGAAGAGGCGATCTTGCAAGAAGACTGATTAACAAAAACGCAAAAGCCTTTATCAGGGCGAAAAGCAGCGGTGTCGTAGCTGGGATTGAGTATATTAAACACTTTTCGGACCTTGCGGATGTAAAATTTGACTTTAACTTCCAAGACGGCGATTTATATAAAGAAGGGGATATTATCCTTGAAATATACGGTAACGCAAAAGATCTGCTCTCAATCGAAAGAACCATGCTCAATATCCTGCAGCACGCAAGTGGAATAGCCAGCAACGCATATGAATTTGTAAAACTGACAGAAGGAAAACTTAAAATTCTCGATACAAGAAAAACAAGACCGGGACTTAGAATTTTTGAAAAATATGCGGCGTTTTGCGGAGGGGTTACCAATCACAGACTCGGACTTGACGACTGTCTGATGCTGAAAGATACGCACCTCGCACTTTTTAACTCAATCGAAGAAGCTGTAAAAATCGCAAGGGAAAACATCCCTTTCACCACAAAAATAGAAATAGAAGCTGAAACCGTACAAATGGCAAAAGACGCCATGAGAGCCGGTGCGGATATCGTAATGTGTGACAATATGAGCTTTGATGAAATCAAAGAGGTGGTGGAATTTAGAAACGAAAACTTTAAAGGAGTATTCCTTGAAGCCAGCGGCAACGTAACGCTTGAGAATATCAAAAACTACGTACAAACCGGAATTGACGCCGTAAGCAGCGGAGCTATAATCCATCAGGCCACTTTCAAAGATTTCTCAATGAAAATGAAATAA
- the nadA gene encoding quinolinate synthase NadA gives MINEIKNLIKKHNITIAAHYYEKDEIFELADLTGDSLELAKKTSSLKNPLIFCGVKFMGESAKILNPEIDVYMPRLADCSMARMAEEIKVQNNIDLLKQNNIDFLPITYINSTAKTKAIVAQNGGLTCTSSNAQKIIEWALKQNKKIFFLPDKNLGRNIATKLGITSAIIGEENWQNATMICFDGHCSVHQLFMPEHVEFYKERFPDIKIVVHPECSPEVVKLADFAGSTSQILNYVKENPTTPMAIGTEFNFVNRMKNEINPNIYVLSSTKPECPSMNETTLEELYKLLKAIDEGKDYNKIEVDPEIAKNAKIALERMMKLS, from the coding sequence TACTATGAAAAAGACGAAATATTCGAACTTGCAGATTTAACAGGCGACAGTCTGGAACTTGCCAAAAAAACAAGTTCACTTAAAAACCCGCTAATATTTTGCGGTGTAAAATTTATGGGTGAGAGCGCAAAAATACTAAATCCTGAAATTGACGTATATATGCCGCGCCTTGCGGACTGCTCTATGGCAAGAATGGCTGAGGAGATTAAAGTTCAAAACAACATAGATCTTTTAAAACAAAACAATATAGATTTTCTTCCTATCACATATATCAACTCAACCGCCAAAACAAAAGCCATAGTCGCCCAAAACGGCGGACTTACATGTACAAGCTCAAACGCACAGAAAATCATCGAATGGGCTCTGAAACAAAACAAAAAGATCTTTTTCCTGCCCGATAAAAACCTCGGAAGAAACATTGCAACCAAACTCGGCATAACATCAGCAATAATCGGTGAAGAAAACTGGCAAAACGCCACTATGATATGTTTTGACGGGCACTGCAGCGTTCATCAGCTCTTTATGCCAGAACACGTGGAATTTTACAAAGAGAGATTCCCTGATATCAAAATTGTTGTACACCCGGAATGTTCCCCTGAAGTGGTAAAACTCGCCGACTTTGCGGGAAGCACGTCTCAAATTTTGAATTATGTAAAAGAAAACCCGACAACCCCTATGGCTATCGGGACTGAATTTAATTTCGTAAACAGAATGAAAAACGAAATAAACCCGAATATTTACGTACTCAGCTCAACAAAACCGGAATGTCCTTCAATGAACGAAACGACTCTGGAAGAGCTGTATAAACTATTAAAAGCCATAGATGAAGGAAAAGATTACAATAAAATCGAAGTTGATCCCGAAATTGCTAAAAACGCAAAAATAGCACTTGAGAGAATGATGAAACTCTCTTAA